The genomic DNA TAAGCCGAGTTTTTCTGTGGCTTCTGTGATTGCCTTTTCGCAATCTTCCACCGTTAACGAAGTTTTGACTTCTGACGAAGTTTTGAGTTCGGTTAGGGTTTTATCTGCTTGCGTGGTTTCTTCTCGAGTGATTTTCTTTTCGAAATACGCAATCAAGAAATCGAAAAGTTTTAGCACGTATTCTTGTGAGAACCATTTTTCCACTGCGGCGGGATCGAGTTCGGGTTCTTCCTCGAAAAAGAAAGCGCATGCCGATGCAAATTCGGAAAGAAGTTTTACGCGTTCTTGTTCCAAAACTAACGCTTTGGTTACATATTCTTCTGGGAATTTTTCGAGTGCCTCATGGAAGATTTTTCTTTTCGGAGAAGAAAGGTATTCTTGATTTTTCGTCGTTGCATCATATTCTTTTACCGTGCGATACAATTCTTGGGGGGATAGTTGTCGAATGTAATGTCCATTCATCCACTGAAGTTTCGTGATATCGAAGATTCCCGGCGAAGGTTGGATGCCTTCGAGAGAAAACAACTCTTCCATTTCTCGGAGGGTCATCAATTCTCTTTCCCCCCCCGGAGACCAGCCTATCAGCGCAATGAAATTCACGACGGCTTGCGGCAGATATCCTTTTTCGCGAAACTCCAAGCATGCAACATCGCCGTGGCGTTTGCTCAACTTTGCGCCGTCGGGACCTTTGATGATCGGTGCGTGCGCGAAAACTGGCAGTTCCCAGTCCATTGCCCGATAGAGAACGACATGTTTCGGTGTGGAACTAATCCATTCATCACCGCGAATGACATGCGAGATTTTTTGATAATGGTCGTCCACCACATTGGCGAGGTGATATGTGGGCCAGCCGTCGCTTTTCAGAAGGATTTGGTCGTCAATGAGTGATGCTTCATATTCCACCAAGCCCCGGACAGCATCTTCGAAGGCGATAGTGCCTTCGGTCGGCATCGCCAATCTAATGACGTAGGGCATCCCGCTTTGTTCGAGTTTTTCGATTTCGCTTTGTTTTTTCCAGCGACAGCGGCGGTCGTACATCGTGGGGAGTTTGTTAATGCGTTGGTATTCGCGCATTTTCTCGAGTTCTTCTGGGGTGCAGAAACATTTATAAGCCGCCCCCCGTCGAAGAAGTTCTTGGCAAACTTTGTGATAGAGTTCTAATCGCTGGCTTTGAAAATAGGGTCCGTATTCTCCGCCTTTTTCTGGACCTTCGTCCCAATCGAGTTTTAGCCACCGCAAACTTTCGAGAATTTCTTCGACCGCTCCTTCTACTTTTCGAGTTTGGTCGGTGTCTTCGATGCGCAGGATGAATTTGCCCTTGTATCTTCTCGCCATGAGATAGTTGTACAGCGCAGTTCGAATGTTTCCGACATGTGGGCTTCCCGTTGGGGAGGGAGCGTAGCGTACGCGCACCATTTTACAGAAGTTACCCAGTTCGTGTTTCGATGGAAGTATTTCCGCTGCGCGCGTGTTCGAGCATCATGAATTCACTGAGGTTTTCGATGGTCAAAATGCCGACGAGGCGGTCTCCATCGAAAATCATAATCGGCGCACGGTTTCCTTCCATAAAATGATTCAATGCGGCTTCGAGAGGGTCTGTGGGGCTCATCCGTTTGAATTCTCTTTGCATAAATCCGGAAACGTAAGCGTCGTCGCCTCCTGTTTGCATACCTCGACCGATATCTTCTCGCGTTAGGATTCCTAAAATTTCGTCACCGAAAACGACGGGGAAGACTTGCTGAGAACCTGCAAGGAGCATTTGCGCTGCTTTACGCAGAGAATCTGTGTGAGAAATCGTTCGGAAATCCGTCATCATTGCATCGGCAACTCGTTTTTCTTTGACGAGTGAATATCCGACGGTGACGACCATTTCTTGTCCTGCGCCTAAAAAGATAAAGAAGGCAATCAACATCCACAACACATGTCCGATGAAAAGGGCAAAAATACCGAAGGCGATTGCTAAAAATTGACCAATCCATCCTGCGATCTGAGTGGCTGTGGTTTCCGGCATTTTTAGTGCGAGAAGAGCACGCAGTACACGCCCCCCATCCATGGGGAATGCAGGAATCATGTTAAAAAGCATCAAAACGATATTTGCGCTAAAGAGCGCATCCCAGAACGAAAATCGTTCGAGTGAAATGGCGACGGAAAAATCCGGCAATCTTTTTTCGAAAAGTAAAAGCCCGATGCCAATTAAAAAAGAAATTATGAGATTGACGAAGGGTCCTGCAATCGCAATCCAGAATTCTTGAGTTGGTTTTGGACGTCCTGCGAGTGTGGCGATGCCACCGATGGGGTAGAGGGTGATGTCTTTAGTTCGAATACCGAAGCGTTGCCCAGTGAGTGCGTGCCCTAATTCGTGCAAAACGACACAAAAGAAGATAGCGGGGATGAGCGCCATGATATGAGCGGAATGCGGGGCTTCTCTCGATACGAAGGCTAACCAAAACATAAAGAGAATGAAGGTGAAATGAAGCCGGATGGGGATTCCGGAGACTGTGGCGATTCGAATCGCCCAGATAGAAAAACCTTCCTGTCGTCTTTGCACGTTCTTATTCCTTATTTAAAGAGTACCCGTATCGAAATTGACCTATCCAGTCGAACCGATAAGTGGTGGCATGTAAATCGCGCCTTACGGCGTTACTACTACTATAAATCGCGTCTTACGACGCTCCTACATTTATTGTTTACGCTGGAGTCATTTTTTTCGTGCATGAACTAAAACATATTCATTCCCAAAACATTATTCATCCCAAAAAACGCCGAGTTGACTTTGAGCAGGTTTTTCATTTTGCTTTGCCCATTGAATACTTTTTTTCGAATTTCCGCACCAGGATAGAGAATCCGGATATTTGTCGTTTCCTGCCAAGTCTACGAACAATCCCAAGCAAAGTGCGAACTCTCTAAGGGTTCCGACGTCTCCTGGATTGGCTTTACCCAGCGTCGTTCCTCGAGAAATGTAAGAATCGTTTCCTTCGTAATCGAGAAAGACGCCGATACCGTTTGCGTTTCCTGCGCCTAAAGAAAGATTGGGAGCGATGTGTGTATCGTCACCATTTCTGTCTATTAAAAAACCTATGCTGAAATCGTGTCCAGCGCCTTGAGCCATATTCATGGTGGCAGTGTATGCATCGTTACCGTTGCTGTCTTCCAGCGCTCCGAAAGCAAAATGTGCGCACGCACCTTGCACATACCAAACTCCTCGATAGACATCGTTGCCATTTTCATCGAATAAAATTCCGATCCCTTGCCAGTATCCGACACCTTGAGCAAAAACACCGCAAGAATATTTATCGTTTCCGGAAAGGTCGAATAGAACTCCTAAACCGCCTCCGAGACTATGGCCATGGGAATAATCCGCACGAACGCCGAATCCCGTGCCTTGCGACATGTTGACGTTGTGTTCTTGTGTTTGCGCAGAAGGGAAATCGAGTTGTTCATCGTTTGCGCGGTAATCGTCATCGCCATTACCATCGAGCAAGAAACCGACACCACGCACGATTCCACATCCTTGCGTTTGAAAAAATCCGTTATATTTATCGTTTCCCGACGTATCGCATAAAATTCCGATGCCGCAATGTCCATAGCCTTGGGAATTGACATAAGCGTCGTAGATATCGTCACCTTCCTTATCGAGCAGGACACCGACGCCGTATTCGCCGCTTCCTTGGCTCGGGCGATAACTTCTATAAACATCGCTGCCTTTTGCATCAACGAGTATTGCGATTCCGAAGAGTGCCCCCCCAAAGGCGGGAATTCTGGTTTCACTTTTGCGTTTTTCTATTTCCGCGACAGGTGCTTTAGCGCAATCTTCCGAGGAGAAATATTTATCATTGCCCTGATTATCTATCAACACGGAAACCCAATTATTCGAAGAAGCGTTGCTTGCGCCTCCGAAGTACGTATCGGAACCACCGGTATCTATAATCAAAAAATATTTTCCAGCCGGAGTGATGTTGTCGTCTCCGCCTCGTAAGATAATTTTTCCTAAGGGAGTCGAGAACTCGACGGAATATTTTTTATCCGGTGGGACGTTAGCAATCCAGTCGGCGGCAATTTCGGTTGCCAGAAGGAGGTCGTGCGCTCCTGAGTAAAGATATTTTAAATCGGTGTTTTGTAAGTACTGCAATTCACGATTAAATTCATAGATTCCTTCGCTAGGATGCGATACATTTTCATAGGCTTTTTCTAAATTTGGAATTTGGTTGAATGCGAGTTCTCGAAACGGTTTCAATTCTTGGGTCGCTTTGAGAATTAAGGCTGCTGCTTGTTGGACTTCTTTAGGAACTGTTTTTAGTCGATTTATTTCGATTTTCCATTCTTTGAAGATTTGAGCGAGGGTGTCTTGATTTTTGGCTTGCTGTTGCCACTGTGCAGTGGGGTCTCCTAAGAGCGTTCTTCGTGTAGCTTCTCCTGTCCATGAGCGGGTTGTCATTAGGAGTTGACTCGGCTTAGGGTATGCGCTTTTCAAAGAGTTTTTCAGAAGGCCGAGATAAAACGGTGTTCGAAAAGGGTCTGATTCGAAGATGCGGAAGGAGGGAAGTGTAAACTGTTCGAAAGAATAAAAGCGGAGAAATTGCGGGTCGAATTTCGCGTGATCGCGAGATAAGCCTGCGAAGTTCAATACGTCATCGAAAATGTCTGCATATAAAGTAGGACACAAAAATAAAAGCAAGATGGTAATCGTTGCCGTTTTGCTCGCCATGAGTGCGTTTTACCCCTCGTGTGCGCAAGAACTTCCGAAGCCGTCAGCGGATCTTCCCTCGGTTACAAGCAGTCCGGAGCCATGGAATGATTTTCGTGAGTTCGTTCGTCCGAGTCCTCCTGAGAGAACGGTTACGCTTGTTCGTTTTGCAAGCCCGATTCAATCGAATGTGAAGGAAAACAACACTGTAGAAGCGGAAATATGGATACCGAGAGATGCACCGAGGCCAATGCCGGTTGTAGTGCTTCTTCATTATTGGGGTGCGAGTGATTTCGTCGTAGAAGAGCGTTTTGCGAAGGAGTTGAATTTTCGTGGAATCGCAGCCGTGATGATGACGCTTCCTTATCATATGCGACGTTCGCCTTCCAATGTTGCAAGCGGTACTTTGGCAATTCGTCCGGATACGAAGCATCTTCGAGAGGGGCTTACGCAGGCGGTTTTAGACGTAAAGCGTTTAGTGGATTATTTATCTACGAAATCGGAATTCGATATGCAACGTTTGGGAATTTCGGGCGTGAGTTTAGGTGGCATAGTTGCTTCGCTCGTGTACAACGTGGAGCCTCGTTTTCGATGCGCTGCAATTGTATTAGGCGGGGGGGATATCGCACACATTATTTGGAACAGCAGTTTTACCGTAGATATAAGGACAGATTTTCGGAAAAAGGGTTATACGGAAGAGCAACTAAAAGAAGAGTTGCGTCCCGTAGAACCTCTCGAATATATCGACCCTCATCGAGGGGATAACGTGCTCATCATCGGTGCAAAATACGACGAGGTGATTCCTCCGGAGAGTACGCAAAAACTCGTGAATGCGTACGGTAATGCGCAAGTGGTGTGGCTAACGACGGGACATTTCGGAGGTGCTTTGGTCGAGAGGAAACTTTTCAGAACTGCTACTGGTTTTTTCGAATCGAAATTCTTTGCAAAAACTTTTGAAATCCCCTCGACGATTTCGGCGCCTACATTGCGACTGGGAGTTGTGCTGGTTCCGGATTACGAATTGACGATTGCAGCGGGAATGGATGTTTGGAGACCGAAGAGATTGCGAAATATTGTCGTCAATGGTTGGATAACGCCAGAAGGTCCTTTATTGTGGGCGAATTTGGAGTTGGAAAGTGGGTTTAGTGTAGGTTTTGCTCTTACGAAGGAGAGATTGACATTCGGAATCGGTTGGAGTGTTGTGCTTTGACACCGACTCTTACAATAGAAAAATTAGAAGCATTGAGAAACAACTTTGCCGAAACGATGATTGGTTTGGCTCGTGGCGCACCAAGAGTTCGTATCACGAAAAGAGACGGTTATTGGATGAGCAGAAGTCCATTCGAACATCCGATTGCGAATTTTGCGGTGAGGCTCGATTTAAATCAGCAGGAGATAAAGACGTTGGTACGAATGGCGACAAAAAATCCTTCCTTTAGAATTTATGTTATGCCAAGAGATAACCCTGCGGAAATCGGAAAGGAATTCGAATCGTGGGGACTCGTTCCATCCTTTCGTATCGTAGGGATGGCGCTCGAGCGACCCCCCCTTTTTGCTGATTCGTTAGCAAGACTTGCGATGCGAGAGGAACGGGAAGAAATACTTCGATTCATCGTGGAACATTTTTTTTGGAAAAGCCCGCGCTCGATTAAAACAATGCTTTTTCAGGTGATGTCGAAAGCGAAAGCCCATGGTCATGAGATGTATGTAGTCCGTGATGAGAAGGGAATTGTCGCGGTGGCGAGCATTGTAGTTGCGGGAGATACAGCCGGGCTGTATAATATTTGCGTGCGTAATGACATGAGAGGGAAAGGCTTGGGTAGCGAATTGGTGCGACAGTTGTCTTGGTTGGGTGCTTCAAGGGGTTTGAAAGTAGTTCTCCAATGCGAGAAAGACTTAGAAAACTGGTATTTTTCGTTGGGTTTCACGACTCTTGGTGAGATAAAGGCTTATTCTTCGGCGGCGATTAAGGAAAGGTAAGTCAAAATGGAATGGGAAGAAAATTCAGAAAAAACTAAACCTGGTAAGGAAATATCCGAACTTTTGTCGAAAAAGGGTTATAATGCTTAGTAACAGGCGGGTGAACAAATGACTCGGCGGGGCTTTACGCTAACGGAACTTTTAGTCTCCGTAGCAATATTGGGAACGCTCGCTGCCTTGATGTTCCCAATATTTCGTTCCGCCATCGATTCAGCCAAACGTACCGAGTGTGGGGCGCATTTTCGTCAAATCGGCTACGCACTCACGCTCTATTTGGGCGATTACGATGACCGTGTGCCTCCCGTGAATTACCAACCGGTGAGGATGGACAACCCCATAGCAGACCGCACATGGGTTCAGACTCTTCTTCCTTATACGGGGTCACTTTCGTTGTTTATTTGTCCCTCGGACATCGGGCGAACTGGCTCGGAATCGCAAATGACGATCGAGAAGGACGGTACTGTTGCTGACCCATGGATTTTGTATTACGAGCAGTCTCTTCGTTCGAATTTGGGTTACAACTATCTCTATTTAAGTCCTTTGGTTTTTTTGAACAGCGGTGTTTGGGAAGCGTTTCCCATTCGTTTGAATGAAATTGCCAATAAATCGTTGACAATCGTGTTTATAGATTCGCTTTGGGATAGAACGAATAACGGTGTTCCTTACGGTGGGGGGAGCTGGGCAGTAGAGCCTCCTTGTCGTTATGCTATGTCTGGGGGGGAAGTTAAAGATACTTTCAATTTCCCGAACGGAACAATCATGTATTTCGGCTTTAAGCCAGAGGGATGGGCTCCGGAGGAATCGAAGATGTGGCAAACATACGGGGGGGCTTGGCCTTGGCATCGTGGGAGATTCAACGTGATGTATGCAGATACACGCGTAAAAAACGTTACGGTGAGCGCTCTCACTCAAGGTTGCGACTTCAAACCTTATTGGGAAGGGCTCATCGATGATAGTGAATTGTATCCTTGGGATATTACAGAGTAGGTTGCAGTAATGGCAAAATCTTTTTTCGCGAACAGGCACTGGACATATTGGTTATGGTATAGCGTTTGTATCGTTATGTCCATAGGGCTTGCGTATGGTATTGCATGGTGGACTACGAATACGAATTTACCGACGAAGGCATCGGAAAGAACACAAATCACCACAGCCATCTCGGTAGAAGAATCTCCCGAAGGTCCCGACGTTCTCGATACCGTGACTCCTCATAAACGCCAATCGCGTTAAGACGTGCTTTCCAGAATCTCCAATATTTCTTTGACTTTTTGTTTTACTAAATCCGGATCACCTCGACTTTCTACGTTGAGACGCACCACCGGTTCCGTGTTGCTCGCTCGCAGGTTGAAGCGCCATGTTGCGAATTCTATAGAGATGCCGTCCGTTCGATCTACTTTTCCTCCGGGAAAGGCTTTGAGTACTCGTTCTAAAGCCTCTTGTGGGTTTGCTATTTTTCGATTGATTTCTCCGCTGACCGGATATTTTTTCATCATTTCGGAAACCATCTCTTTGAGGGAATTTCCGGATTGGCTGACCAATCGGGCGATCATCAAAAAAGGGATCATTCCACTGTCGCAATACCAATGGGCTTTAAAATAATGGTGCGCACTCATTTCCCCCCCGTATTCTGCATTCTCTTTTCGCATACGTTCCTTGATAAAAGCATGTCCCGTTTTGCTAAGTACGGCTCTTCCGCCCATTTTTTCAACGATTTCCAAGGTGTTCCACGTGAGTCGTGGGTCGTAAATGATGGTAGCGCCGGGACGATGCCTCAAGATGTCTTGCGCTAATAAGCCTACGATGTAATAGCCCTCGATGAATGTTCCATCCTCGTCGTAGAAGAAGCACCGATCGTAATCTCCATCCCATGCCACTCCAAAATCGAAATTTCCCGCTTTCATCCGCGCTATGGTGCTGGCTCTGTTCTCTTCTAAAATAGGGTTGGGGACTCCGTTGGGAAATGTGCCGTCCGGTTCGAAGAACATTTCTTCGATTTTTAGAGGGATATGAGGAGCGAGT from Fimbriimonadales bacterium includes the following:
- a CDS encoding GNAT family N-acetyltransferase, producing the protein MTPTLTIEKLEALRNNFAETMIGLARGAPRVRITKRDGYWMSRSPFEHPIANFAVRLDLNQQEIKTLVRMATKNPSFRIYVMPRDNPAEIGKEFESWGLVPSFRIVGMALERPPLFADSLARLAMREEREEILRFIVEHFFWKSPRSIKTMLFQVMSKAKAHGHEMYVVRDEKGIVAVASIVVAGDTAGLYNICVRNDMRGKGLGSELVRQLSWLGASRGLKVVLQCEKDLENWYFSLGFTTLGEIKAYSSAAIKER
- a CDS encoding phosphomannomutase CpsG (capsular polysaccharide biosynthesis protein; catalyzes the formation of D-mannose 6-phosphate from alpha-D-mannose 1-phosphate); translated protein: MERLSCFKAYDIRGIFPDELNADIAYRIGRAIADETGAKTAVIGYDVRLSSPELANALTSGFCDAGVDVTNIGLCGTEMVYFATAYYGFGAGVMITASHNPPEYNGMKLVREESRPISGDTGLLEIERRTREGKFERTGKGKVENKNVSRDFIQHLLRIVPPETLKPLKVLANAGNGCAGLIVRELAPHIPLKIEEMFFEPDGTFPNGVPNPILEENRASTIARMKAGNFDFGVAWDGDYDRCFFYDEDGTFIEGYYIVGLLAQDILRHRPGATIIYDPRLTWNTLEIVEKMGGRAVLSKTGHAFIKERMRKENAEYGGEMSAHHYFKAHWYCDSGMIPFLMIARLVSQSGNSLKEMVSEMMKKYPVSGEINRKIANPQEALERVLKAFPGGKVDRTDGISIEFATWRFNLRASNTEPVVRLNVESRGDPDLVKQKVKEILEILESTS
- a CDS encoding site-2 protease family protein, with the translated sequence MQRRQEGFSIWAIRIATVSGIPIRLHFTFILFMFWLAFVSREAPHSAHIMALIPAIFFCVVLHELGHALTGQRFGIRTKDITLYPIGGIATLAGRPKPTQEFWIAIAGPFVNLIISFLIGIGLLLFEKRLPDFSVAISLERFSFWDALFSANIVLMLFNMIPAFPMDGGRVLRALLALKMPETTATQIAGWIGQFLAIAFGIFALFIGHVLWMLIAFFIFLGAGQEMVVTVGYSLVKEKRVADAMMTDFRTISHTDSLRKAAQMLLAGSQQVFPVVFGDEILGILTREDIGRGMQTGGDDAYVSGFMQREFKRMSPTDPLEAALNHFMEGNRAPIMIFDGDRLVGILTIENLSEFMMLEHARSGNTSIETRTG
- a CDS encoding type II secretion system protein; the protein is MTRRGFTLTELLVSVAILGTLAALMFPIFRSAIDSAKRTECGAHFRQIGYALTLYLGDYDDRVPPVNYQPVRMDNPIADRTWVQTLLPYTGSLSLFICPSDIGRTGSESQMTIEKDGTVADPWILYYEQSLRSNLGYNYLYLSPLVFLNSGVWEAFPIRLNEIANKSLTIVFIDSLWDRTNNGVPYGGGSWAVEPPCRYAMSGGEVKDTFNFPNGTIMYFGFKPEGWAPEESKMWQTYGGAWPWHRGRFNVMYADTRVKNVTVSALTQGCDFKPYWEGLIDDSELYPWDITE
- the gltX gene encoding glutamate--tRNA ligase; amino-acid sequence: MVRVRYAPSPTGSPHVGNIRTALYNYLMARRYKGKFILRIEDTDQTRKVEGAVEEILESLRWLKLDWDEGPEKGGEYGPYFQSQRLELYHKVCQELLRRGAAYKCFCTPEELEKMREYQRINKLPTMYDRRCRWKKQSEIEKLEQSGMPYVIRLAMPTEGTIAFEDAVRGLVEYEASLIDDQILLKSDGWPTYHLANVVDDHYQKISHVIRGDEWISSTPKHVVLYRAMDWELPVFAHAPIIKGPDGAKLSKRHGDVACLEFREKGYLPQAVVNFIALIGWSPGGERELMTLREMEELFSLEGIQPSPGIFDITKLQWMNGHYIRQLSPQELYRTVKEYDATTKNQEYLSSPKRKIFHEALEKFPEEYVTKALVLEQERVKLLSEFASACAFFFEEEPELDPAAVEKWFSQEYVLKLFDFLIAYFEKKITREETTQADKTLTELKTSSEVKTSLTVEDCEKAITEATEKLGLEKRSLAIHPTRVALTGRTYGPGLFELMALLGPTRILERLHRAKEIVLSKQ
- a CDS encoding alpha/beta hydrolase family protein codes for the protein MVIVAVLLAMSAFYPSCAQELPKPSADLPSVTSSPEPWNDFREFVRPSPPERTVTLVRFASPIQSNVKENNTVEAEIWIPRDAPRPMPVVVLLHYWGASDFVVEERFAKELNFRGIAAVMMTLPYHMRRSPSNVASGTLAIRPDTKHLREGLTQAVLDVKRLVDYLSTKSEFDMQRLGISGVSLGGIVASLVYNVEPRFRCAAIVLGGGDIAHIIWNSSFTVDIRTDFRKKGYTEEQLKEELRPVEPLEYIDPHRGDNVLIIGAKYDEVIPPESTQKLVNAYGNAQVVWLTTGHFGGALVERKLFRTATGFFESKFFAKTFEIPSTISAPTLRLGVVLVPDYELTIAAGMDVWRPKRLRNIVVNGWITPEGPLLWANLELESGFSVGFALTKERLTFGIGWSVVL